From the genome of Candidatus Hydrogenedentota bacterium:
CGCCATGTCGTCAAGATGATTCCCTCGTCTTTCACGAGCTGAATAATCTCCGGGTCCGTCGTCACGTCCAAATCCGCCTGGCGCGTCTCGCCCGAGGGCGAGATCGCATCAAAGTTTTCGTCACGGATGGTGCAGTGGACAATGATCTCGGTCACGCCCGGCCTGATCTCCTTGATCGTCTCCATGAACATCTTCTTCTTCTCTTCAAATGTCTTCCAACTGTAGGATTGTCCCGTGGCGTCGTCGATGACCGGCAGACCCGCCGCCCAGACCTTCTCGTGAAGCGCTTCGGCGGTGAGCGTCTGGGCGAGGTCGCCCTCGTACTTGGTCATGAGATAGCCGTTTGGCCCCGTGATCAGCATGGGGATCTTGTACTCGATGCCCACCTTCACGTAGCGCTTGTAGAACTCCAGATTGGAAAAGAGCGTTCCCATGTGGGAGTCCATGTGGGTCACGATGAGCCCCATCTCCAGCGCCTTGTCGATCTGTGCGCGGATCTCCCGCTCCACATCGTCCGGCGTGCCGTGCTGATTCACCAGGCCGACATTGTCCCAGAGACATCCCTGCTTGTCCACCAGCGTCGGCACCGCCGGCTTGCCCGCCACGGGCCCCCAGCGGTAGTGGTCCCACTCCGAGGTCAATGTGAGGTGCAGGCCGTTGTCGGTGTCGGGGCTGGTTTCCAGAAAGGCGTGCCATCCGGGGACCCAGGGTGTGGGCATCATGGTGCTCGTGGAGGTGACCACCCCTTCCTTCAGGGACTTGATGGTGCCCTGGTTGGTTTGGTGGCTCATGCCGAGGTCGTCGCTGTGGAATATGACGACCCGTGCGCCTTCGGGCCAGCCAAGACGTTCGGCATAGGTTTTTTCGGCGCTTTGTCCATCGATGGCGAAAAGCAGGAAGAGCGGGGCGAGCGCCAGGCAAGGCTTGAGCATGAATGGTATTCTCCGTGTGAGTACATGGTTTGATGGGGCCCCCGGCGGGGCGGAGAGGGCTATTGTAGCAGATCGCGGCGCGCGGGGGGCGACCCGATAGAATCGGTGTGTAATGTCCGTCTGAATTGGCGTTCGGGCTTTAAAAGCGGGGCTTCCTGAAAATGGCCCCGGCCGTCTACTGAGAGTTTCGCAAAGGTGTGGATACTGCAACAAAGCATAAAGGGGTTGACAAACGAGATTTAATTGAATATAAGAAAGTCATTCGAACGCAATGAGCAATTTGCGCAGGACGCCGGGTGGCAGTTCCGAGCGGTCAGTTGGCGTTCGAGGGAACAGGCGTGGTTCCCGCAGGGTAGTCGCAGTTTGTGGAGTCGTTTCGTTTTATTCCGTTCTTGCCCCGGCATTTATATTCCATATCCGCCGGTCTGCAATATCCCGGTGTCGGACCTTCGTCCGATCCGGGGGTCGGTCGTAATGCAACCCACGCTGAACGAAGGGAGGTGCAAGGAGGCATCGGGAGCGATGCCCGGGTCGTGTTTTTCATTGGCAATCTACGACAACGTTGAGGAAATGCAATTATGATTAAAGCTGTACCCCATAAATACCGCAAAGGCTTTACCCTGATCGAATTGCTGGTGGTGATTGCAATCATAGGTATCCTTGCGGCCATTCTTCTCCCGGCCCTCGCCCGTGCGCGGGAAGCAGCGCGCCGGGCAAGCTGCCAGAACAATCTGAAGCAGCATGGCGTCATCTTCAAAATGTTTGCAAATGAGAGCAAGGGTGAAGCGTGGCCCCGCCGCGGCACCCGCTTCTGGAACAACTACAGCAGCGCCGCGGTTGGCTTTGGCGCTTCGCTGGAACGGGCCTACGAGCTCGAACAGTTGTATCCCGAATACGTTACCGACCTCCAGATCCAGTTCTGCCCCTCGGACGGCGACTATCCCCGCTCACAGCAGAAGGATTATACCTGGAGCCCCACGGTTGGTATGAAGCTGCACCGGACCATCGGTACCGGCTGGGATACGTCCAACGATGCCCTGGTGAAGCAGAAAGTCTCTCCGGCGGGCGGTGGCAGCCAGTACTGCGATCCGGCCCTGTTTAACCCGGCGTTGAACTGCTACTACCACGGCGGCTACTGGTCCTACAACTACTGGGGCTACATGATTGAAGGCAAGTACTTCAATACGGCCGCCGACTTCACGTGGGTCTTCAGCTCGAACGCGGCCATCGCCGCGCCCCAGTCTCTCGACTGCCGCGCCGCCGCCTGTACGCAGGGTCGTGGCTGGGTGGCGAACCGCGAACAGCCCGCGGCCTTCACCATGCCTTCGACGGGCCGCGCCGTGACCATGCTGGCGTTGCGCGAAGGTATCGAGCGCTTCGTTATTACCGACATCAACAATGCGGGCGCCAGCTCTTCCGCCCAGACGGATGCCGCGGTCATGTGGGATAACTCCTACACGAACGAAGGCGCCCTTACGGACATGAACAGCTTCAACCACGTTCCCGGCGGCGCGAATGTGCTGTACATGGACGGCCACGTGGAATGGGCGAAGTATCCCCAGCCCATCGGCAGCAAAGCCTGGATGATGACCCAGGAAGCGCACAAAGACGGTAACTCTCTCGGACCGTGATCCCGTTATGCGCCTTTGTGGCGCGCAACGTCTGAACACCTCTAAACGACATTGGGAGGGCTGCAAAGCCCTCCCAATCTTATACATTGGGTCCACCTGCCTTTATCCGTTCAACGTATTATCCGGAGTATCCAAGATGAGTCTGGGTCGTTCTGCTATATTGATGTATGTTCTCGCCGTCACGGCGCTCCTCGCGGGGTGCATGGACAAGAGCCTGCCGCCGCCCCCCGAAGGTATGGGCGATCTCCGGGATGACTTTGCCCAGGCCATTTCGGCGGGGGACGAGGCGAAAGTAAATGAACTGCTGAATACGGAGCCTCTGTTATTGAACGAGCCACTTCCGGTGGGCTCACAATACCCCCTGCACGTCGCAGCGGCCTCCGGGAATGCCGCCATGGTGAAGTTGCTCCTGGACAAGGGAGCCATCCCCGCCGTGCAGAATGACGAAGGGGAGTATCCCGTTGATAAAGGGCGCGCCGCCGGGCTGGGCGAGGACGTTCTAGCGCTGCTGCAGCCCGCCCAGTAACCGCTTACACTATCTCGCAGTTTGAAGCCCTCCACCGTGCAACGTCTGTTGCCTTTGGGGGGCGTTTTATTGCGTGATTTCAGACTCCCGTTCGGGCTCAAGCGCCGCAACAGCGTCCAGACTCACGCGCGCCACGTAGGTCCAGGGATCTTTCGTGGCCGCCTTCAACGCATCCAGCGCGGGCAGCGCGTCTTTTCCCAGATCGCGGAGCGCAATGGCGGCATGAAGCCGCACGCTCTGGCTGGGGTCGGCGAGCCCGGCGATCAGCACGGGTAAGGCGAGGTCACTCTTTTCCCCATCATGCACCGCCTGGGCCGCCGCAATGCGAACCACCGGGCTGGGATCATCAAGAAGGCGGAGCAGTTCCGATTGGTCCTCGCTCGTCGACCATCCCCGCCGATGCAGACTGACGACGGCCCAATAGCGGTCGGCGGCGACCGAAGATCCAAGGAACCGACGCGCGAAATCCGCAATAGGCTTGCGCGACTGTTCGCAACGCCACGGGTTAAGCAGCGGGCAGGATTGAAAGCCGCTCTGCAACGAGGCGTTCCACTCGTCAACCCGTTGTGTGGGTGGTCCGAACACACCGATGGACTGAGGCGCAAAAGTCACCGCCTCGCTGTCTTCGAAGCCGATCCGGCAGGCGACCGCGAGAAGACCGTCGCCGAGCGCGAAATCCAGCGGCGTGGTGTATAACCGCCAGCCACTGGATTCTCCCTTCAACCGATATAACACGGAAGATCCCGGCGTCCCCGAAGCCAGGGCAAGACCCGTCGGCGTCTCCCACAAAGCCGGCCGGGCGCATCGCGGCGCCCTGCCTCCGGGCCATTTCAACGCGTCCATTTCAGGCTCGGGCAAGTACCCCAAATCCTTCGTTTCATGCGCCCATTCGAGGTGAACCTTTCGCAGCCGTTGGAGCTCTCCCTCAAATGCCGGATCTCCGGCAAGATTGTTGATCTCGTGGGGATCGGCGTCGAGGTCATACAGCTCCTCCTCCGGCTTCGTTCCGGCGAACCACAGCGACTGCACGGCGTCCAGTTTCCCCTCCCCATGCAGTCGGCGAAGATCCTGCGCCATGGGCATCTGGTCCATGTATTCGATGCGCTGCGCGTAGGTCAGCCAGGGCATGTAGTTTCGGAAATAACGGAAGCGCTTGTCGCGAACGGTACGGATGCAGTCATAGGCCTCGTCCATCCGGTCCCGCGCGCCAAAAACATACTCGCGGGGTGGAGCCGTTTCCTTGCCGAGAAAGGCCTGCCCCTGGAAGTGCCCCGGAAGCGCAACCCCCGCGATCGAAAGAATGGTCGGCGCAAAATCAATGAAGCTCACAAGCCGGTCCGTGTTGCCGGGAGCCAGCGAATCCGGCGCATCGGGACATACCCAGGCGCGGTACTTTTCCGGCACGTGAACCAGCAGCGGAACCCGCGTGCCCGAATCATAGAGCCAGCGCTTGCACCGCGTGAGGCCACGGCCGTGATCGCCCCAGAACCAAATGATAGTGTCTTCCGCCAGGCCCGCCGCTTCCAACTCCGCCAGCGCCTCCCCCACTTCCCGATCCATGAGGGTGATCAAGTCGTGATACTGGGCCCAGTCCTTTCGGGTCGCCGGCGTGTCGGCGTGGTAGGGTGGCAGGGTGACGCCCGCCGGATCATGCCGCAGGTCGCCCAGGGCCTCAATCTGGGCAAGCCGCTCGGGATCGCGACTCCGCACCTGTCCTTCATGGGTCGTCACAGAATTAAAGACCGAGAAGAAGGGTGCGCCCTCAGGACGGTTTTTCCAATGCGCTTTCTTGCTGTTCTCGTCCCAGGCGCTCAAGGGGGGCTCGAACTGATAGTCCGTCTTGCTGTTGTTCGTACAGTAATAGCCCGCGGCCCGCAAATACTCTGGAAAGCATTTCACGCCCGCCGGGGGAATACCGGAGCAACGCATGTGCTGGGTCCCGATGGTGGTCGGGTACATCCCCGTGATGAGGCCGGAACGGCTCGGGGCGCACACGCCCGCATGAGAAAAGGCGCGATCATAACGAATCGCGCGCTTCGCGAAAGCGTCCAGATTCGGCGTGGTCGCATAGGTATCGCCATAACAGCCGAGATCCGGGCTCAGGTCTTCCGCGCTCAACCACAGGATATTCGGCGGCTTGAGGGGCGCCTCCTGGGCGTGGAGCTCGCCGCTGCCCGCGAGCAGCGCGGCGGATGCAATTCCAGATTTCAAGAACGTACGACGGCGCATGGGTAAGTTCCCCGCAGGTTGTCGATCAACTTCGGTCCCGTATCGTACCACGATCCGCCACTCTCCTCTTCATCAGGAACAATCATTCCACCAGAGAATGGTCGACACTGTCTTTCACCACTATGGTACTACAACAAACTCAGAGGGAGACCGTGATGTGGGCGCGCGCTCCTCGTTATTCTTGACCTCCCGACCCCACGCTGATAAACTAGAGCCAATCCAGTTATCTGGAGGTGGAAGGCATTGCCTTCGAAGGCTCCCAGGGTTTATCCCCGGGGGGCCTTTTTTATGGTAGCCATTTGATCCCCCACCCCTCAATCTCACCTCTGCTTGAACGGTCATATTTTGATGCCCGCAGGATATCGGTCAATTTTCCTCCGAAATTTGTGGGCCGGGGCTGCCCGTCGTATTGGGCTCTTAAGAAGCTGTAGGACGGGTGCGCCAGCAGATCGGCCAATTTAAGCCCGGCGATATTGTTCGATTTCGGCTTCACTTTGAGTTCGATCGACGTAAGCGGGCCCCGAATTTGCGATGCATCCATGAAGCTCGTCCCCTGTTCCAGCAGCCCCCGAAAGGACTTCTTGAGTCGCATGTCTTCTTTCCCGCCGCGGGATTCCGCCATCACGTCTCCGGTCCCCCCTCGACGTGTAAGCCAGCGGGTGTAGCGCTCTACGAGCATGGCGAGGCAATAGTGATAGGGCTCATATTTCCAGACCGTATACTTCTCGCCGTGGGCCTGCTTGTCAATCACCACGGTGACCACGGTGTACTCCAGTTCATGCAGGAGCTTCAGGAGGTCCCCATTGAAGCTCGCCTCGACGATCGGATCCCGAAGAGCCCCGAAAGGCTCCCGCTTATTGACCAATTCCTTCCGGTGAAGCACCAGAGGTTCATCGGGATGAGATTCAAAGTACCTTGATTTGAGGCCCTCAAGGCGCTGGAACACATCGGTCCGTACATGCTCCAACTCCATGATCACACCCGTAAGGCTTAGGAAGCGATGGTTGGGGTTGCTCGAAGATTTCATGTCCGAGGTGCCAACCTCGTCGATATACATTCGATATTTCATTGCCCCAACTTTCCGTCAGCGTCGATAATTCAGACCCATTAAGCTGCGAGAATCTGCAGAGCTATGTGGTTCCGCCCCATCGGTTGCGACCAACGACTGCTCGAAGTAACCCATCATCACTCAGTGCCGGCATTCAACGCGACTATTGCCCTTCCGGATAGCCTTCAAGGAACAGATTCTTCAAGCCCTGCACGCGGGCCTCCGTCGCCGTGGTCATGGTGTTAACTTTCACCATGCCCGCGATGCTGCCACCTTCATAAAGCGATGCCGCAAACTCCGCCTCCTTGTCGCGGAAGGTAATCCAGAGCTTCTGCACTTCCTTCAGTCGCGCCTGCTCCTCCTCGGTGAGCGTTTCGCGGAGTTGCTTGTAGACCTTATTGAGCTCGGCATCGGCCTTTTCCAGCGCCGCCCCGGCATCCTTTTCCATGTCCGCCGTGGTCTGGGCGAATGCAAAGGCCGCGGCCACGATACCCACTACCAGTGCGCCGGCAACAACTTTCTGTACCACCGTTCCTCCTTGCGACTTGACGTCGCGGTGTTCACCTTTCAGGTTCCAATTCGATTTCGATGCCCCCTGTGTACCGGGCTACGAAGTTGTAGACCAAGCAGATGATAATGCCTCCGATGAACGCAAATACGCCATAAAGCACGGGCATGATAAACATGGCCGCGAGTCCCGACAGAATGCTCTCGCCTTGACCGAGCAGCAGACCGGTGAGCAGGAGAACCAATCCGAGCGGCACACCGATGACGACCGTCACGGCGAAGTAAAGCGCCGCAACTACCTTTGCCGTCCGCACGACTCCAAAACGCTTGACTCTCACCATGATGACGCCCTTTCGCTGAACCTTGACCGACCCGAGTGCCCTGAGCCCCTTACGAGGCCGTCACCCGGTATTCGTTGATCTGCACGCCGTGGTCGCAGGCGATCGAGCGGACGAGATCGAGGCGCGCCGTTTTTGGTGAGTTGCCGAAAAGCGGCGCACCGCCGCCCAGTATGACGGGGTTCACGCGCAGCTTCAACACGTCGATCAGGCCGCTCTCGAGCAGCCAGCCCGCGAAGGGGCCGCCGCCGCAGAGGTAGATGTCCCGCCCGGCGCCTTCTTTGAGTAACGCGACCGCTTCCGGAGTAGGCGGGAGCACCTTTACATCGGGATGGGCTTCGTCAAAGGTGAGGGAATTGGAAAAGATGAAGTGTTTCATGTTCTCACAGGCGGGCTGGCCCGGCCGGAGTCCGTAGCCGTAGCCGAACTCGTAGGTCTGCCGGCACATGATGACCGTGTCGAAGCATTCCATTTCCCGTCGATAGTGCTCGGAGACCGAACCTTTCTTCACGAACATGCTGATGTCGCCGTTTCTTCCCGCGATATACCCATCCAGCGAGCACGCCGCGTAATACACCACTCTTTTCATCGGGCACCTCATTCACTGCCTTGCCCGCACGCAGCCACGCGCGGATACCACCGGAATCTGTGTCCCTATCCTACCCGAATCGCGATTAAAATGACATCTCTGTTCTCTACTAGCAATTACATGCCAATAACGTGCGAACGCTGTGGCGCGACGCGGGCGGGGTTGACCGTTCCGGGCCATGGCGCCGCGAAACGACTTTCAAACCCAATGGGTCTTGTCGTATAGTATTGGAAACTCTTACCAGAAAGGCCCGACACATGATCAGGATTCTTCTTTCATTGGCTGCAATCTTTGTTTCGCTCAGTGCAACGGCCACCGCCGCCGAGCCTGAAAGCACCCCGATTGAGACGTGGAAAGGCAAGACCGTCCTCTTCTTTACGCCCCACCCCGATGACGAGACCTTCCAGTGCGCCGGTATCATCAAGATCCTTGCGGACAACGGAAACAATGTACAGATCGTTATATTCACCAACGACGACAAGGGTTCGCTGGACCTCGAAATGACCAGTGAGCAACTGGCCCGAATCCGTCGCGCGGAAGAGGAAAAGGCCTGCGAAATCCTGGGCGTGCCCAAGAAGAACATCACGTGGCTGGGCTATGAGGACGGCAATCTGGAGTACGCCGATCCCCAGCGCGTTCGCGGTGAAGTCGCGCGTCAGATGAAGTTGCACCGGCCCGACGCGGTCTTCAGCATTGATCCGGGCTCCACCCACGAGCGTTGGATCAAGACCGACCACCGTATGGCCGCCTTCATCACCCAGGACGCCTTTATCGCCTCCGAGTGGCACCTGTACTATCCGCAGCACCTGCTGGACGAAAACCTCAAGCCCTACCACGTGCCCCTCGCGTATTTTTACTACACGGTCGAGCCCAACGTGACCATTGATATTACAAAGGTCTTCGACTTCAAGGTGAAGGCCTCCGCCGCTCATACCAGCCAGTTCGAACCCTCCCTCAGCAAGTACACCCCCGAGATGGGCGAAGACGCCTTCAATGCGGTGAAGGACTGGATGACAAAACTCAGCGAGGAAGACGGTAAGATGGTGGAGAAATTCCGCCGCGTCGAATGGCCGTAATTCAATGGACAATTGACAACGAAACATTCAGAAAAGCCCGACGGACAGGCCCAACACGTTTGGTCCTGTCCGTCGCTGCATTAACGGATCCATCGGCGGGCTGGGCTGCAAGTGTCTCGGTCCAGCGTCAACTATCACCTGTCAATTGTCAACTGCGCTCGCGTCCATCAGGCTCAAGTCCTCGCGCCGGTAGTAGCGAAAGCGCCCTTCTTCTTCGGCCACGATCAGATCGGCGTTGTCCATCCCGCGAAAGGGAGCAATCGCGGGGCCACAGGCGTGCTGCCCGAGAAAGATGGGCTTGCCTTTGAAGGCCATGAGTTTGGGAAATGCAAATTTCGGCGCGGCGTCCGTTCCGGTATTCTTGAGCAGCAATACCGCAGCCCCGGGAAGCCCCAGGGATTGGGGCAGACCCGTCTTCGGGTGAGGTACGGAAGCATGGCGGGGCGTACCCACCAGGAGGTCCTGCGCGCCGTCCCGATCCCAGTCCACGAGGGAGAGCTTCAACCGTCCCGTTCCGCCCGCCTTCAGGTAGTTCGCGAAGATTGGCTCGCCCGTATCCAGCAGGAGCTTCCCGCCGTCGAGCAGGTTGAAGGCGTCCACCTGCCAGTACAGGTGAAACTGGTCTTCCTCGTCCAGGGCTATATAGGCCATGCGCCCATCGAGCCTGCCCGCGGCGGGTTGCACGCGCCAGGTGCCGTGCATGTCCAGCCCTTCGTAGTACAGCGCGCGGGCCGGGGCCAGTTTCGGCGCCGTTGCGGACCCAACATTCAGATAAACATGATGGCGCGCCGTGCTGTCGCTCATCACGATATCGAGCGTCCCGTCGCTGTTCCAATCGATCACGGTGGGACAGGTATAGCCCCAGCGCGCCTCGCCCGGCCCCTGAATATCGAGCTTGTATCCGGGCTGCACGTGGATCATCTCGTCCCCCGCATGAAGGGGCACGCCCGGGAGCAGGGCGGGCACTTCGTTGTCGCCCGTGTTCTCGAAGAACTGCACCAGCCCCTCGGAATTCCCGGCCACCAGGTCGAGGTCACCGTCGCCGTCCCAGTCCACCACATTGGTCACGGGGAGGGTCCCCCCATAGAGCTTCGCGTTGGCCTCCAGCGCGAACGTCGGCTGGGTATACACGGGCTGGCCATGCTCCATCGTGCGGCCGGTCCAGGCATAGTAATAGAGTCCTCCCTCGCCACCCACCAGCAGATCGCACCAGTTTCCGTCCCCATTCGGGTAGGTCATGGGGCGGGGGTAAATGGTCGGATGCCGCAGCGTAATTCCGTCCTCGCCGACGGCCATGGCACGGGGCGCCCAGTCCCCCGTCGCCTTTTCTTGGAATACATGGAGTTCGCCAAAGCATGAACCACTGACAATCGCCGCGTCGGCCCCAAAGTGGACCGCCGCGATCTGGTTCATGCCCATACGAACGTCCCGATCTCGGTGAGAGGCGCGCACCGCGTCGCCGAGCTGCGCGCTGCCGTCGTCCGAGACCGTCAGGGTATACAGGGCGCTGTAGGGCTGGCCGCCATGCCAGATGCCCGCGCCATCGTAGGGAAAATAATCGCCGTCGCGTGAACCCGCCTTCGAAGTCTTGTAAGGTGTTCCATCCCCTACGCCCAGGTAGACCGCCCACGTGCCGTCGGGCTTCTCGGCGGCTCCCACCGCGTCGGGGCTTCGGGGCAGACCGCTCAGGGCCAGGGGCCTGGGCTCCACGAAGGACTTCGCATCCCGGTCGTAGCGCGTCCAGACCAGCATCCCGTCGGAGAGCCAAAGCCCGAAGATTTCGCCACTCCGGCGCTGCACGACGCAGCCTGGAGGCGGCCAGGGATCCGCAAAAGGGTGGGTGATGCGGTGGACTTTTTCGAAGATGGGAACACCGTCACGCTCGCCGCTCCACCGATAACGCCAGATCCCCGATTCGGTTCCGTATTTCGTGGTGGCGACGACAATCTCGGGATTGGGGGCTTCGGTCAACCGGATCGCACCCAGGGGCACGGACATGACCGCATGGGGCGCCAGAGGGCCGATGCCATCGGCCGTACCCACGGGGATCTGCTCCCCGCTCCGCCAGGCCCCGCCATGAACCGAGAGGGCCAGACCGCCCGCCAGCAGGAAAATGAATCGAATCACCAATCACACTCCCGGAATCGAGGGCGATGCCGCCCGTTCTCACATCTTATGCAGCGGCTCCGCCACGATCCTTTCCACATACCGGACCACCAGCCCGAGCAAGGCGAGGATAAACCCTGCCGCCAGACAGATCACCCCACCGAAGTAAAGGCCGGTCATCCACTCCGGTTCGCCGAAAAGCCAGGCTGCAAGCAGGCTCAGCAAGCCGAGGGCGGCCAGCGTAACGCCGAGTATCCGATAATCGACACGGACAGATCCGCCGGTTGTCGAAGCGCTCTCGTCCAGCAGCGCCTGTAATTCTTCCAGTGTCTCCCCGTGCGACGGATCGTGTTGAAGTTTTTCGAGCAGCGCCAATTTCAGACGGTGCTTGAGCCACACGCGAAGCAGATTCGCGGCGATGACATACCCGAGTGCTATAATACCCACGAGCAAGGGGGCAAGTATGAAGAAGGTTTCCAAAGAATTCGCTCCCGTTTATTCCTGTCGTTGGCCCCCACTACTTGGACAGCGGCCCCGGCCACAAGGGTTTCGACAATCCGCCCGACGGGCGCGGGCCATTGTAACGCCGGGAAACCCTTCGGCGCACGCGCCGGTCCAAACATTCACACGAGTCCGGCCAATATGAATACGTTTCAACGCAGTATCGTCACCGCCCTCGGCATCGCCGTGGGCGTCCACGCCTTCACCATGGGGCTGCTGTGTGATGTGCTGCCCCGCGAGGCCAGCCCGCCCCTGGCCCAGGCCAGCCGCTCCCTCCACTTTGAGGGGGGCAATTTCCTGCGTCTGGCCCACAGCGACGGCTCGGTGGAAGTCTTTACCCACAACGCGCCCCAGTTTCTCGTTCAGGCGGAAATTCGCGCCTACGGTCGGGACCGACTCCGGGACGAGGCGGTGGCGTACATGGATACGATGGTCACGGGCGTGAAAGATGGGGGTGGCATCCGGATCCAGACGGAGTCCGGCCAGCGCCCGGAGCCGCTCGATCTACGCACGGACTACGTACTTACGGTTCCACGCGGAACCAACCTCTCCGTCGAGGGCGTGAACGGCAACGTACTCGTCCGCGAGGGTTGTGGCGCCATTTACATCACCGGAAACAACACCGATATCAGGATTGTCAGCCCCGGTGCCGCGGTCCGGGCGGAGACCAACAATGGTCGAATCAAAGTGGAGAACGCTCCCGGCGAGACCGAGCTTAAGACCATTAATGGCAACATTTACGCCCGCATGCGCGGTGGGCGCCTGCGGGCGGAGACCACCAATGGCACGGTGAAGGTGGATCTTTCCGACGGAGAAACGACCTCGTGCGACTTGACGTCCCTGAATGGAGGCATTACACTTTGCGCGGTGGAATCCTGCGAATTGGCACTGGAAGCCACCACGGACAGCGGCACAGTGAACGCAACGCTGCCGCTGGAGTACGCGGAGGGCTACCCCCGGCGCCGGAAGATCATCGGCACCCAGGGCATTGGCCGGACCCGCGCCACCCTCTATTCCCGAAATGGCGACATCAACATCGCGAGGAGCGAACCATGATACCAGCAGCCCGACTGGCGATTCCGGCGCAGTACGCAGGCACCGCAGATACGGACGGCGTGGAGACCAGCGATCTGGAACTCGTGGAGCTGACCAAGCAGGGGCATACCGAGGCCTTCTCGGAGCTGGTGCGGCGCCATCAACAGATGACCTATAACCTGGCCTATCGCTTCATGCGCGATCCCGCCCTTGCGGAGGATATGGCCCAGGAAGCCTTTATCAAAGCCTTCCGCTTGCTGGCCGGTTTCCGGGGCGACAGCAGTTTCAGCACGTGGCTGTACCGCGTCACCTGCAGCGTGTGCCTCACCGAGCTGGGCCGACGCAAGCGTCGGGGTGAAGTGGAACTGAAGCCGGTGCACTACAACACGGCCGCGCTCCACCCCTCCGACGGTCGGGACCTCCCGGAACACATCCGCCGATGCGTTACCAAGTTGTCTGATCGCTA
Proteins encoded in this window:
- a CDS encoding DUF3800 domain-containing protein, whose amino-acid sequence is MKYRMYIDEVGTSDMKSSSNPNHRFLSLTGVIMELEHVRTDVFQRLEGLKSRYFESHPDEPLVLHRKELVNKREPFGALRDPIVEASFNGDLLKLLHELEYTVVTVVIDKQAHGEKYTVWKYEPYHYCLAMLVERYTRWLTRRGGTGDVMAESRGGKEDMRLKKSFRGLLEQGTSFMDASQIRGPLTSIELKVKPKSNNIAGLKLADLLAHPSYSFLRAQYDGQPRPTNFGGKLTDILRASKYDRSSRGEIEGWGIKWLP
- a CDS encoding polysaccharide deacetylase family protein; its protein translation is MLKPCLALAPLFLLFAIDGQSAEKTYAERLGWPEGARVVIFHSDDLGMSHQTNQGTIKSLKEGVVTSTSTMMPTPWVPGWHAFLETSPDTDNGLHLTLTSEWDHYRWGPVAGKPAVPTLVDKQGCLWDNVGLVNQHGTPDDVEREIRAQIDKALEMGLIVTHMDSHMGTLFSNLEFYKRYVKVGIEYKIPMLITGPNGYLMTKYEGDLAQTLTAEALHEKVWAAGLPVIDDATGQSYSWKTFEEKKKMFMETIKEIRPGVTEIIVHCTIRDENFDAISPSGETRQADLDVTTDPEIIQLVKDEGIILTTWRELKERRDKVK
- a CDS encoding dihydrofolate reductase encodes the protein MKRVVYYAACSLDGYIAGRNGDISMFVKKGSVSEHYRREMECFDTVIMCRQTYEFGYGYGLRPGQPACENMKHFIFSNSLTFDEAHPDVKVLPPTPEAVALLKEGAGRDIYLCGGGPFAGWLLESGLIDVLKLRVNPVILGGGAPLFGNSPKTARLDLVRSIACDHGVQINEYRVTAS
- a CDS encoding PIG-L family deacetylase, which produces MAAIFVSLSATATAAEPESTPIETWKGKTVLFFTPHPDDETFQCAGIIKILADNGNNVQIVIFTNDDKGSLDLEMTSEQLARIRRAEEEKACEILGVPKKNITWLGYEDGNLEYADPQRVRGEVARQMKLHRPDAVFSIDPGSTHERWIKTDHRMAAFITQDAFIASEWHLYYPQHLLDENLKPYHVPLAYFYYTVEPNVTIDITKVFDFKVKASAAHTSQFEPSLSKYTPEMGEDAFNAVKDWMTKLSEEDGKMVEKFRRVEWP
- a CDS encoding DUF1311 domain-containing protein; translated protein: MVQKVVAGALVVGIVAAAFAFAQTTADMEKDAGAALEKADAELNKVYKQLRETLTEEEQARLKEVQKLWITFRDKEAEFAASLYEGGSIAGMVKVNTMTTATEARVQGLKNLFLEGYPEGQ
- a CDS encoding sulfatase-like hydrolase/transferase; amino-acid sequence: MRRRTFLKSGIASAALLAGSGELHAQEAPLKPPNILWLSAEDLSPDLGCYGDTYATTPNLDAFAKRAIRYDRAFSHAGVCAPSRSGLITGMYPTTIGTQHMRCSGIPPAGVKCFPEYLRAAGYYCTNNSKTDYQFEPPLSAWDENSKKAHWKNRPEGAPFFSVFNSVTTHEGQVRSRDPERLAQIEALGDLRHDPAGVTLPPYHADTPATRKDWAQYHDLITLMDREVGEALAELEAAGLAEDTIIWFWGDHGRGLTRCKRWLYDSGTRVPLLVHVPEKYRAWVCPDAPDSLAPGNTDRLVSFIDFAPTILSIAGVALPGHFQGQAFLGKETAPPREYVFGARDRMDEAYDCIRTVRDKRFRYFRNYMPWLTYAQRIEYMDQMPMAQDLRRLHGEGKLDAVQSLWFAGTKPEEELYDLDADPHEINNLAGDPAFEGELQRLRKVHLEWAHETKDLGYLPEPEMDALKWPGGRAPRCARPALWETPTGLALASGTPGSSVLYRLKGESSGWRLYTTPLDFALGDGLLAVACRIGFEDSEAVTFAPQSIGVFGPPTQRVDEWNASLQSGFQSCPLLNPWRCEQSRKPIADFARRFLGSSVAADRYWAVVSLHRRGWSTSEDQSELLRLLDDPSPVVRIAAAQAVHDGEKSDLALPVLIAGLADPSQSVRLHAAIALRDLGKDALPALDALKAATKDPWTYVARVSLDAVAALEPERESEITQ
- a CDS encoding ankyrin repeat domain-containing protein; the protein is MSLGRSAILMYVLAVTALLAGCMDKSLPPPPEGMGDLRDDFAQAISAGDEAKVNELLNTEPLLLNEPLPVGSQYPLHVAAASGNAAMVKLLLDKGAIPAVQNDEGEYPVDKGRAAGLGEDVLALLQPAQ